CTTTTCTTTTAGAATTTATTAAAAAAGAAAAGATAGATCTTTTACTTGTTGCTGGGGATGTTTATGACTCTAAGAGGCCTGGATTTGAAGAGCAAAGATTGGTAAATAATTTTTTTTACGAGCTTTCTTTTACTCCTTGTAAATGGTGTGTAGTTATTTCCGGAAATCATGACAAAAAGGATTATTTAAATATAAATAAAAAACTTCTTTCAAGGTTTAATTTTTTTTTAATAACAGAATATGATTCTGATGAGCAGATAGTTTTCTTAAAAGACAATGGAAATCTTGAGTTTATTGTTGCTTGTCTTCCGCATATAAATGAAAGACTTATTTTAGGGCAAAATTTTGATAATATTTTTGGATCAGAAGATCAGTCTTCCGGGAAGCTATTTCTTGAAAATTTAGAAAATGCTTATAGAGAAAAGATATCAAATTTATCTAATTTTTTAGAAAACAATTATAAAGGCATACCTAGAATATTGATGGCGCATTCTTTTTTTGGCAGCAGTAAAAAGATTGATACCTTGGGGGGCAGTTATATTATCCCATTTAATGTTTTTGGAAATGGTTTTTCTTATGTTGCTCTTGGGCATATTCATAAATTCATTAAGTTAAGTGATAATATTGTTTATTCAGGATCTCCTATGCAATATTCATTTAATGAGACCCCTGATAAATATATAAATGTTTTGCATTTTAATGATAATAAACTAATCTTGCAAGAAGCTTTTCCGGTTCCAGTTTTTAATAAATTAATCTTTGTTAAAGGTTCTTTGAATGAAGTTCTTGATTTTTTAGCCAATGTCAAAAAAGAAGAGTCTTTTACTATTTATTTGAAAATTGAACTAAATGAAGCAGTTGACACTAGCGCTGAGGAGATCATTTATGATTTAGTAAGACTTAATTTTATGAATTTAGCTTCTATTTCTTATTCTTTGCTCTCAAGTCAGAATTTACAAGATGATTCTAGCTTTATTGGAGAGATTGAAGTGCTTGAAATGGATGAGAAATATTTTTTTGAAAAAAAATTGAAACGAGATTTTGAGACTGGGGTTATTAAAGATATTAAATTTAAGGAAGAAGAGCTTATTTCTCTTTTTAGCGAGGTTTTAGCTAAAGGATATTTGGGTGAATATGAGGATAAATAGGCTCATATTCAAAAATATTGCTTCTTATAAAGGCGAACATGAATTAAATTTCGATACTCTTCTTTTAAGACGATCAGGTATTTTTTTAATTTCTGGTAATACTGGATCAGGCAAAAGTACTATTTTAGACTGCATAACTTTAGCGCTATATGCTCGTGTTTATAGACTTGGTAAAAAAATTGTAGATATTATATCAAAAGGTGAGACTAATGCTTATGTTAAATTAACCTTTACTATTTCTGGGAAAATTTATGAATCTTTTATTGAGCTTAATGTAAAAAATATAGAGACTCCCAAAAGTATGTTGCTTAATTGTTTTTTTGACAATAGGATTATTGAGGGACGAGCTGATGTTTTGGATCATATTAAAAGCCTTTGTAGATTAGACTTTAATCAATTTTGTCAAACTGTAATTTTGCCACAGGGTAATTTTCAAGAATTTTTAACATCAACTCCTAAGGAGAAGACTGCAATAATTGATAATATTTTTAATTTACAGAAATATGATAATTTGGAATTTTATTTAAAAAGTGATTTTGAGCGTACAAAGTTTAGTATAGATAAGCTATTAAATTCTGAATCTTATGAAAAATCAATCCTTGATTATGACGAGAGAGAGTATAAATCTCTTAAGGATTATTTGGATTTAGTTGATATTGGTCAATTAGAAATTGATCTTGGAAATATTAGAAATGCCATTTCTTTGTGCAGTCAAGCCATTGCTTCTAATGAGAAATATTTAGGACTGAAAATTGAAATCTCTTCTTTAGAGGATCAATTATCTTACCAGATTGAATGTCAAAATTCTTTAGAGATGGACTATTCTCTTCAAAAGAAATTAAAAGAAAATTTGTATTTGGATCGAAAAATTTATTTGTGTTCGGATTTCTGGAATTTGAAGAATCTTGTTACTATGCAAGGTGAATTACTTAATGACGTCAAATTACTTGATTTAGAACTTTCAAAAGTGATGAATAATTTAAAAGAAATTAAAGATTTATGTAGCAATGATTTTAATTTTAATTATGTTAAGGACCTTTATAATAAAAATTGCAATATTTTTGATTCGAGATTGATTGAGAATGATTATCA
The nucleotide sequence above comes from Borrelia maritima. Encoded proteins:
- a CDS encoding exonuclease SbcCD subunit D; the protein is MSNYKILHTSDWHIGKKIENFSILKQQENFLSFLLEFIKKEKIDLLLVAGDVYDSKRPGFEEQRLVNNFFYELSFTPCKWCVVISGNHDKKDYLNINKKLLSRFNFFLITEYDSDEQIVFLKDNGNLEFIVACLPHINERLILGQNFDNIFGSEDQSSGKLFLENLENAYREKISNLSNFLENNYKGIPRILMAHSFFGSSKKIDTLGGSYIIPFNVFGNGFSYVALGHIHKFIKLSDNIVYSGSPMQYSFNETPDKYINVLHFNDNKLILQEAFPVPVFNKLIFVKGSLNEVLDFLANVKKEESFTIYLKIELNEAVDTSAEEIIYDLVRLNFMNLASISYSLLSSQNLQDDSSFIGEIEVLEMDEKYFFEKKLKRDFETGVIKDIKFKEEELISLFSEVLAKGYLGEYEDK